Proteins encoded within one genomic window of Pseudomonas cannabina:
- a CDS encoding class I SAM-dependent methyltransferase, producing MANARHDFTTQLLMDAGICSGMRILDVGCGSGDVAFLLSDLVGSAGEIVGVDHDGAALANARSRAGQRTSPAFIQSDLLDLPASVGMFDAIVGRRVLMYQTDTVAVVKALAVHLRPGGVMVF from the coding sequence ATGGCTAATGCCAGACATGATTTCACTACCCAACTTCTCATGGATGCAGGCATTTGCAGTGGTATGCGGATACTGGACGTTGGATGCGGATCCGGTGATGTCGCTTTTTTGCTAAGCGACCTGGTTGGAAGTGCTGGAGAAATCGTCGGAGTGGATCACGACGGCGCTGCGCTGGCTAATGCACGTAGCCGCGCAGGTCAGCGAACTTCTCCAGCGTTCATTCAAAGCGATCTGCTCGACCTTCCGGCATCTGTGGGTATGTTCGACGCCATCGTGGGCCGGAGGGTACTCATGTATCAGACTGACACAGTAGCGGTGGTGAAGGCATTGGCCGTCCACCTTCGTCCTGGAGGCGTCATGGTGTTCTAG
- a CDS encoding IS1182-like element ISPsy6 family transposase, with translation MAYIQGESRSQTSLFPVSLEELIPEDHLVRVIDLYVARLDLVQLGFDKAIPKSTGRPAYDPADQLKLYLYGYFQRIRSSRRLEAECQRNIEVMWLINRLKPDFKTIADFRKNNKPAFIATCRAFVRFCRTAGLIAGELVAIDGSKFQAVASSRRHVNLKQLKRQEEKLDKRIAQYLAELDEADKAETTDSIDRSAIKVALAQLEARQQDNQSCQALMRSMGIEQFNTHESDARMMRTAKGPRVAYNVQTVVDAEHCLILHHEVTQDGDDRKQLEPMAKAAKAELQQDDLTVTADAGYSNGKQFQACEDASITAYVPPNRSKNPGSQEEQLFERKDFIYETGHDRFQCPAGKWLTLKQHNKGDRIYQAEVDDCANCALKTQCTRARRRYVSRHAHEEAFERMEQRMQAHPEMMANRRSIVEHPFGNLKQWLFGNGRFLLRQLEGTKAEMALAVNAYNLKRAIKVLGVRHLMALMG, from the coding sequence ATGGCCTACATCCAAGGTGAGTCCCGCAGCCAGACCAGCCTATTCCCGGTCTCGCTGGAAGAGTTGATCCCCGAGGATCACCTCGTTCGTGTCATTGACCTGTACGTTGCCAGGCTCGATCTGGTGCAACTGGGCTTCGATAAAGCGATTCCAAAAAGCACGGGGCGCCCTGCTTATGATCCCGCCGATCAGCTAAAACTCTACCTCTACGGCTATTTTCAGCGGATTCGCTCATCGCGACGTCTTGAAGCCGAGTGTCAGCGCAACATCGAAGTGATGTGGCTGATCAACCGGCTCAAGCCCGACTTCAAGACCATCGCCGATTTTCGCAAGAACAATAAACCCGCCTTCATCGCGACCTGCCGTGCTTTCGTTCGGTTTTGTCGCACGGCAGGCTTGATCGCCGGTGAGTTGGTGGCCATCGACGGCAGCAAGTTTCAGGCGGTCGCATCCTCACGGCGTCATGTGAATTTGAAGCAGCTCAAGCGCCAGGAAGAAAAACTGGATAAGCGCATCGCTCAGTATCTGGCCGAGCTGGATGAGGCCGACAAGGCTGAAACCACAGATTCAATTGATCGCAGCGCAATCAAGGTAGCCCTGGCACAGCTTGAGGCTCGACAACAGGATAATCAGAGTTGCCAGGCACTGATGCGTTCGATGGGCATCGAGCAGTTCAACACCCATGAAAGCGATGCCCGAATGATGCGCACGGCCAAAGGGCCACGTGTGGCCTACAACGTGCAAACCGTCGTGGACGCCGAGCATTGCCTGATTTTGCATCATGAGGTCACCCAAGATGGCGATGACCGAAAGCAACTGGAGCCGATGGCCAAGGCCGCCAAAGCAGAGTTACAGCAAGATGATCTGACGGTCACTGCCGATGCCGGCTACTCCAATGGCAAGCAGTTTCAGGCCTGCGAGGATGCTTCGATTACGGCCTATGTACCGCCCAATCGTTCGAAAAACCCTGGCAGTCAGGAAGAGCAGCTCTTTGAGCGAAAAGACTTTATCTATGAGACCGGACACGATCGTTTCCAGTGTCCGGCAGGCAAATGGTTAACGCTAAAACAGCACAACAAAGGTGATCGGATCTATCAGGCTGAGGTCGATGACTGCGCCAACTGCGCGCTGAAAACGCAATGCACTCGAGCCCGGCGCCGTTATGTCTCACGACATGCCCATGAAGAGGCTTTCGAGCGGATGGAGCAAAGAATGCAGGCGCATCCTGAGATGATGGCCAACCGAAGATCCATCGTTGAGCACCCCTTCGGCAACCTCAAGCAATGGCTATTTGGTAATGGCCGTTTCTTGCTGCGACAACTGGAGGGTACAAAAGCTGAAATGGCCTTGGCGGTGAATGCCTATAACCTGAAACGAGCGATTAAAGTGCTCGGTGTGCGCCATCTGATGGCTTTGATGGGCTGA
- the queD gene encoding 6-carboxytetrahydropterin synthase QueD, with translation MEIFKEFTFESAHLLPNVPEGHKCGRLHGHSFRVGIHLAGKVDPHTGWIRDFSEIKAIFKPLYERLDHHYLNDIPGLENPTSENLAKWIWEELKPLLPELSAVRIHETCTSGCEYRGD, from the coding sequence GTGGAAATCTTCAAAGAGTTTACGTTCGAGTCGGCACACCTTCTGCCCAACGTTCCAGAGGGGCACAAGTGTGGACGTCTGCATGGGCATTCGTTTCGTGTCGGCATTCATCTGGCTGGCAAGGTAGACCCTCACACAGGCTGGATTCGGGACTTCTCCGAGATCAAGGCTATTTTCAAACCGCTGTATGAGCGTCTTGATCACCACTACCTGAACGATATTCCAGGCCTGGAAAACCCAACCAGCGAAAACCTGGCGAAGTGGATCTGGGAGGAACTGAAACCCTTGCTGCCTGAGTTGTCTGCCGTTCGTATCCACGAAACCTGCACCAGCGGCTGTGAATATCGCGGCGACTGA
- a CDS encoding PepSY domain-containing protein: MKTLTTLLPALPLIMMTCVVQARGIDPQEVLRLSDEGTLHTSEKLDAKALNEHPGARIIGTQLKNIYRRYVYNVELRDAQGIEWDLEIDAATGHVYRNRQDN; this comes from the coding sequence ATGAAAACGCTGACCACTCTGCTGCCGGCTTTGCCTCTGATTATGATGACCTGTGTCGTTCAGGCACGGGGCATTGATCCTCAGGAAGTGTTGCGCCTGAGTGATGAGGGCACCCTTCATACCAGCGAAAAGCTCGATGCCAAAGCGTTGAACGAGCACCCCGGCGCCAGAATTATTGGTACACAGCTCAAGAACATCTACCGCCGGTACGTTTACAATGTCGAGCTGCGTGATGCGCAGGGGATTGAGTGGGACCTCGAAATAGATGCCGCCACGGGCCATGTCTACAGGAATCGTCAGGATAACTAA
- a CDS encoding PepSY domain-containing protein — MNVDKRLCAILGLSLACSFVYARDLNQDEALSLRQRGVILPLEQFIERALGLHPGARLLEAELEEKNNMYVYEFELLTPQGVVRELKFDARDSRLLKDEDDD; from the coding sequence ATGAATGTCGACAAGCGTCTCTGTGCCATCCTCGGTTTGAGCCTGGCCTGCTCCTTTGTGTATGCCAGAGATCTGAATCAGGATGAAGCGCTGAGTTTGCGGCAGCGCGGAGTAATCCTGCCTCTCGAACAATTCATCGAGCGGGCGCTTGGGCTTCACCCAGGGGCTCGTTTGCTGGAAGCCGAGCTTGAAGAAAAGAACAATATGTACGTATATGAATTCGAATTGCTGACGCCACAAGGCGTTGTCCGCGAACTCAAGTTCGACGCGCGTGACAGCCGATTGCTGAAAGATGAGGATGACGACTGA
- a CDS encoding response regulator transcription factor, whose protein sequence is MRLLLVEDHVPLADELLAALGRQGYAVDWLADGRDAVHQGASEPYDLIVLDLGLPGMSGLEVLEQWRSKGLATPVLILTARGSWSERIEGLKAGADDYLTKPFHPEELQLRIQALLRRSHGMVNQPTLESAGLNLDESRQCVSRDGVDVQLTSAEFRLLRYFMLHPGQILSKSHLSEHLYDGENERDSNVIEVHVNHLRRKLGRTVLETRRGQGYLYGGAGG, encoded by the coding sequence ATGCGCTTGCTACTGGTTGAAGACCATGTGCCTCTTGCGGATGAACTGCTTGCGGCACTGGGACGGCAAGGCTACGCAGTCGACTGGCTGGCTGACGGGCGCGATGCTGTCCATCAGGGGGCAAGCGAGCCCTACGACCTGATCGTGCTCGATCTGGGGTTGCCCGGCATGTCCGGGCTTGAAGTGCTCGAACAGTGGCGTAGCAAGGGGCTGGCGACGCCAGTGCTGATCCTGACCGCACGCGGCTCGTGGTCTGAGCGTATCGAGGGGTTGAAGGCGGGTGCCGATGATTACCTGACCAAACCGTTCCACCCTGAAGAACTGCAGTTGCGCATTCAGGCCCTGTTGCGTCGTTCGCATGGCATGGTCAATCAGCCAACTCTGGAGTCCGCCGGCCTGAACCTCGATGAAAGCCGCCAGTGCGTCAGCCGGGATGGTGTCGATGTACAGCTCACCTCCGCAGAATTTCGGCTGTTGCGTTATTTCATGCTTCATCCAGGCCAGATTCTCTCTAAAAGCCATTTGTCCGAGCATCTGTATGATGGCGAGAACGAGCGAGATTCGAATGTCATCGAGGTACACGTCAATCACTTGAGGCGCAAGCTGGGCCGCACGGTGCTCGAGACCCGCCGTGGTCAGGGCTATCTGTACGGTGGAGCCGGAGGTTGA
- a CDS encoding sensor histidine kinase translates to MKSIQRRLSLGLIAVMVIVGLVMAQTSLWLFEVGLQRYLESGLRNESENLLVALVRGPSGLQLDDHRLSGAYQRPLSGHYFRVDLPQGHWRSRSLWDFELPQPGTGLHANLELGKTGQSLLMLTTEYRKFGQQISITVAQDYTPVRASFRRMQQIGLGLGLAALILVLALQRVTVRRALRPLETVREQIFQLQQGQRSQLDNQVPLELEPLVAQINHLLAHTEDSLKRSRNALGNLGHALKTPLAVLLSLALSGQLDANPSLRKILQEQLENIRQRLERELNRARLSGDALPGACFDCDTELPGLFSTLGMIHGGHLDLVNDVESGMYLPWDREDILELLGNLLDNACKWADSQVRLSILREGQGYSLLVDDDGPGIPESRRAEVFSRGARLDEQITGHGLGLGIVRDIVEVWGGQLQLLESPAGGLRVRIDLPERTAP, encoded by the coding sequence TTGAAGTCCATCCAGCGACGTCTTAGCCTGGGGCTGATTGCGGTCATGGTGATCGTTGGTCTGGTGATGGCGCAGACCAGTCTCTGGCTGTTTGAAGTCGGTTTGCAACGCTATCTGGAATCCGGACTGCGCAACGAAAGCGAGAATCTGCTGGTGGCGCTGGTTCGCGGTCCATCCGGTCTTCAGCTCGATGACCATCGCCTGTCAGGTGCTTATCAACGTCCGCTGTCTGGCCACTATTTTCGTGTCGACCTGCCGCAGGGGCACTGGCGATCTCGCTCCTTGTGGGATTTCGAGCTGCCTCAGCCAGGCACGGGGCTGCACGCCAATCTCGAACTGGGCAAGACCGGTCAGTCGTTGTTGATGCTGACAACGGAATACCGCAAGTTCGGCCAGCAGATCTCAATTACTGTCGCGCAGGACTACACCCCGGTCAGGGCCAGTTTCCGGCGGATGCAGCAGATCGGTCTGGGCCTCGGCCTGGCGGCGCTGATTCTGGTGCTCGCGCTGCAACGCGTGACGGTGCGCAGGGCGCTTCGGCCGCTGGAGACTGTTCGCGAACAGATTTTTCAGCTTCAACAGGGGCAGCGTTCACAGCTGGATAATCAGGTCCCGCTGGAACTGGAACCGCTGGTTGCCCAGATCAACCACCTGCTCGCACACACTGAAGACAGCCTCAAGCGCTCACGCAATGCGCTGGGCAATCTAGGGCACGCGCTGAAGACTCCGCTTGCCGTCCTGCTCAGCCTGGCCCTCAGTGGTCAACTGGATGCCAACCCGTCGCTGCGTAAAATTCTTCAGGAGCAACTGGAAAACATCCGTCAGCGTCTGGAGCGTGAACTCAATCGTGCGCGCCTTTCAGGGGATGCCTTGCCCGGTGCGTGCTTTGACTGTGATACCGAGTTGCCGGGCCTGTTTTCCACGTTAGGGATGATTCATGGTGGTCATCTCGATCTGGTCAACGATGTTGAGAGCGGCATGTACCTGCCTTGGGACCGGGAAGACATCCTCGAGCTGCTGGGCAATCTGCTGGACAACGCCTGCAAATGGGCCGACAGCCAGGTCCGCTTGAGTATCCTGCGAGAGGGTCAGGGTTACTCCCTGCTGGTCGACGACGATGGGCCGGGCATTCCCGAGTCTCGACGCGCTGAAGTCTTCAGCCGCGGTGCCCGTCTTGACGAGCAGATCACCGGGCACGGTCTGGGCTTGGGCATCGTGCGCGACATCGTTGAAGTCTGGGGCGGTCAACTGCAATTACTGGAAAGTCCTGCGGGCGGTCTTCGGGTGCGTATAGACCTTCCGGAACGAACGGCTCCGTAA
- a CDS encoding methyl-accepting chemotaxis protein, which produces MDRQRHETGQVATAINEMSAVAQEVAKSAQGASVAAQQTDEQGRTAKRVVDGSIKQIHALADDIRKSGSSLDVLQKDVSSIVSVLGVIRSIAEQTNLLALNAAIEAARAGEAGRGFAVVADEVRALASRTQQSTQEIQGMIDRLQQGTQEAVTAMRRSSEAGDGTSTQANEAGQSLVTIGELIATINAMNAQIASAAEEQTAVAEEINRSVHQIAGAVESVADETRQSAQASRSLAELGASLDRLVGQFRV; this is translated from the coding sequence ATGGATCGTCAGCGCCACGAAACCGGTCAGGTGGCCACCGCGATCAACGAAATGTCGGCTGTTGCACAGGAAGTCGCCAAAAGCGCACAAGGTGCTTCGGTTGCCGCGCAGCAGACCGACGAGCAAGGGCGTACCGCCAAACGGGTAGTGGATGGCAGCATCAAGCAGATTCATGCGCTGGCGGATGACATCCGTAAAAGCGGTTCTTCGCTGGATGTCTTGCAGAAGGATGTATCTTCAATTGTCAGCGTGCTGGGGGTCATTCGCTCGATTGCCGAACAGACCAACCTGCTTGCACTCAATGCCGCCATCGAGGCCGCAAGGGCAGGGGAAGCGGGGCGTGGCTTTGCCGTGGTGGCCGATGAGGTTCGGGCCCTGGCCAGCCGCACCCAACAGAGCACCCAGGAAATCCAGGGCATGATCGACCGCCTGCAACAAGGTACTCAGGAGGCGGTCACTGCCATGCGCCGATCCAGCGAGGCTGGTGATGGTACGTCAACGCAAGCCAACGAGGCAGGCCAGTCGCTGGTGACCATCGGTGAGCTGATCGCGACCATCAATGCCATGAACGCGCAGATTGCCAGCGCCGCCGAAGAACAGACGGCAGTGGCTGAAGAAATCAATCGCAGCGTTCACCAGATCGCCGGTGCGGTTGAAAGCGTCGCTGACGAGACGCGGCAGAGTGCCCAGGCTTCGCGCAGCCTTGCCGAGCTGGGCGCAAGCCTCGACAGGCTGGTCGGTCAGTTCCGGGTTTGA
- a CDS encoding AI-2E family transporter codes for MNETTLQYKTLILLLVLVTIAFIWILLPFYGAVFWAVILGIIFAPVQRRLQIKFNWSRNLTSLCTLTICLVIAILPVIVISALLVQEGTMLYKNVETGQLDIAGYLAEFKDLLPHSIQALLDRLGMGDLEGLRDKITKGAMQGSQYLATQAFSFGQGTFDFVVSVFIMLYLLYFFLRDGQELVRKIRTAFPLGEQQKRRLQLKFTRVVRATVKGNVVVAVTQGALGGFIFWALDIPSALLWAVIMAFLSLLPAVGAGIVWAPVAVYFLLSGMIWQGVVLGLFGVFVIGLVDNVLRPILVGKDTKMPDYLILISTLGGMSVFGLNGFVIGPLVAALFISSWGLFSGDKKTVKLPG; via the coding sequence ATGAACGAAACCACGTTGCAATACAAAACCCTCATTCTGCTATTGGTGCTGGTGACCATTGCCTTCATCTGGATTCTCCTGCCGTTCTACGGCGCAGTGTTCTGGGCGGTCATCCTCGGAATCATCTTTGCGCCGGTGCAGCGCAGGTTGCAGATCAAGTTCAACTGGTCACGCAATCTGACCTCCCTGTGTACCTTGACGATCTGTCTGGTCATCGCGATTCTGCCGGTGATCGTCATCAGCGCCTTGCTGGTTCAGGAAGGCACCATGTTGTACAAGAACGTCGAAACCGGGCAGCTGGATATCGCCGGCTATCTGGCTGAGTTCAAGGACCTGTTGCCACACTCGATTCAGGCATTGCTCGACCGTCTGGGCATGGGCGACCTCGAAGGACTGCGCGACAAAATCACCAAAGGCGCGATGCAAGGCAGCCAGTATTTGGCGACTCAGGCATTCAGCTTCGGCCAGGGCACTTTCGACTTCGTGGTAAGCGTCTTCATCATGCTCTACCTGCTGTACTTCTTCCTGCGCGATGGTCAAGAGCTGGTTCGCAAGATACGCACTGCCTTCCCGTTGGGCGAACAGCAGAAGCGTCGCCTGCAGCTCAAGTTCACCCGCGTCGTGCGTGCCACAGTCAAAGGCAACGTAGTGGTTGCCGTGACGCAAGGTGCGCTGGGTGGTTTCATCTTTTGGGCGCTGGATATCCCGAGCGCTCTGCTCTGGGCGGTGATCATGGCTTTCCTGTCGCTGTTGCCGGCAGTGGGCGCGGGCATCGTCTGGGCGCCAGTGGCGGTCTACTTTCTGCTCAGCGGCATGATCTGGCAGGGTGTGGTGCTGGGCTTGTTCGGGGTATTCGTGATCGGACTGGTGGACAACGTACTGCGCCCGATCCTGGTCGGCAAAGACACCAAGATGCCGGACTATCTGATCCTTATTTCTACCTTGGGCGGCATGTCGGTCTTTGGCTTGAATGGCTTTGTGATCGGGCCTCTGGTGGCCGCCCTGTTCATCTCCAGCTGGGGACTTTTTAGCGGTGACAAGAAAACGGTGAAGCTGCCAGGCTAA
- a CDS encoding AraC family transcriptional regulator — MQSSSSELISELLLGMRLCGVQFRRIEVSLPLGVGFSNAVGRAQFHFVGRGPVWLHRPDDGLHRLETGDAVLIPRGGPHAMLTVEKTRTGDVTPFDPAVAIENEFRDTSGTDEGSAFPDAVIFSCCMELQLGGMQPLVAAMPDVVQVSTILETSPELRPMLAAMERETMTRQAGHAGILARLAEVVAALLIRGWVASGCGNTVGWLGALQDPRLSRAIVMMHRHPGRNWTVATLASEARHSRTVFAQRFLGATGIPPLRYLTELRMRLALHSLRHEHQPLEIIAGQLGYASLAAFSRAFKRAVGVSPGAVRAATRIAA; from the coding sequence ATGCAGTCCAGCTCCAGCGAGCTGATCAGCGAATTGCTGCTCGGCATGCGCCTCTGCGGCGTTCAATTTCGCCGGATTGAAGTGTCACTGCCCTTGGGCGTCGGCTTCAGCAACGCAGTGGGGCGCGCACAGTTTCATTTCGTCGGGCGCGGGCCGGTCTGGCTGCACAGACCCGACGACGGCCTGCACAGGCTCGAGACTGGCGACGCAGTGCTCATCCCGCGTGGAGGTCCCCATGCAATGTTGACCGTCGAGAAGACGCGCACAGGCGATGTAACGCCGTTTGATCCGGCAGTTGCCATCGAGAATGAGTTCCGTGATACGAGTGGTACTGACGAGGGCAGTGCGTTTCCCGACGCCGTCATCTTCAGTTGTTGCATGGAGCTGCAACTGGGCGGTATGCAGCCACTCGTTGCCGCCATGCCAGACGTGGTGCAGGTGAGCACGATACTGGAAACCTCCCCCGAGCTACGACCGATGCTGGCTGCAATGGAGCGCGAAACCATGACGCGGCAGGCCGGACACGCCGGGATTCTGGCACGCCTTGCCGAAGTAGTTGCCGCGCTGCTTATCCGTGGTTGGGTCGCGAGCGGATGCGGCAATACCGTGGGCTGGTTGGGCGCTTTACAGGACCCCCGATTGAGCCGGGCTATTGTCATGATGCACAGACATCCGGGTAGAAACTGGACGGTAGCCACGCTGGCCAGTGAAGCCAGGCATTCCCGCACGGTGTTCGCTCAGCGTTTTCTCGGCGCAACAGGTATTCCTCCACTTCGATACCTGACAGAGCTGAGGATGCGCCTGGCGTTACACAGCCTGAGACATGAGCACCAGCCTCTGGAGATTATTGCCGGACAACTGGGCTACGCCTCTCTGGCGGCGTTCAGTCGTGCATTCAAACGCGCTGTGGGGGTTTCTCCAGGCGCGGTCCGAGCTGCGACCCGCATTGCCGCGTAG
- the nuoN gene encoding NADH-quinone oxidoreductase subunit NuoN translates to MDLTIQHFIALAPLLITSLTVVVVMLAIAWRRNHSQTFLLSVAGLNLALLSIYPALQVAPLVVTPLLHIDNFACLYMAIILASTLACVTMAHAYLGDGKAGYPGNREELYLLILLAAAGGLVLVSAQHLAGLFIGLELLSVPVYGLVAYAFFNKRSLEGGIKYMVLSAAGSAFLLFGMALLYAEAGSLSFEGIGKAIAATGLPSPIASLGLGMMVVGLAFKLSLVPFHLWTPDVYEGAPAPVAAFLATASKVAVFAVLVRLFQISPAASSGVLHDVLAVIAVASILVGNLLALTQTNLKRLLGYSSIAHFGYLMIALVASKGMAVEAIGVYLATYVLTSLGSFGVITMMSSPYSGRDADAMFEYRGLFWRRPYLTAVMTLMMLSLAGIPLTAGFIGKFYIMATGVESQLWWLVGALVIGSAIGLFYYLRVMVTMYLVDNKMPRHDAAINWAQRTGGVMLLAVAILTFVLGVYPQPLLDLVVNAGLHVAG, encoded by the coding sequence ATGGACCTGACGATTCAACACTTTATTGCGCTTGCGCCACTGCTGATTACCAGCCTCACCGTTGTTGTGGTGATGCTGGCGATTGCATGGCGCCGCAATCACTCGCAAACGTTCCTGCTGTCGGTAGCAGGCCTCAACCTGGCACTGCTGTCGATTTACCCTGCACTGCAAGTTGCCCCGCTGGTGGTCACACCGCTGCTGCACATCGACAACTTCGCCTGCCTGTACATGGCGATCATTCTCGCCTCTACGCTGGCCTGCGTAACCATGGCACATGCCTATCTGGGTGATGGCAAGGCGGGTTATCCGGGTAACCGCGAAGAACTTTACCTGCTGATCCTGCTGGCCGCCGCCGGTGGCCTGGTGCTGGTCAGCGCGCAGCACCTGGCGGGTCTGTTCATCGGCCTAGAGTTGCTGTCGGTGCCGGTCTACGGTCTGGTGGCTTACGCCTTCTTCAACAAGCGTTCGCTGGAAGGCGGCATCAAGTACATGGTGCTGTCGGCAGCCGGTTCGGCATTTTTGCTGTTCGGCATGGCGCTGTTGTACGCAGAAGCCGGCTCGCTGAGTTTCGAAGGCATCGGCAAAGCCATTGCCGCTACCGGCCTGCCAAGCCCGATTGCCAGTCTGGGTCTGGGCATGATGGTGGTGGGGCTTGCCTTCAAGCTGTCGCTGGTGCCTTTTCACCTGTGGACGCCGGATGTCTATGAAGGCGCGCCTGCTCCTGTTGCAGCATTCCTGGCGACGGCGAGCAAGGTTGCAGTGTTTGCGGTGCTGGTACGACTCTTTCAGATCTCTCCGGCGGCAAGCAGCGGCGTGTTGCATGACGTACTGGCCGTGATTGCAGTGGCGTCGATCCTGGTCGGTAACCTGCTGGCGCTGACGCAGACCAATCTCAAGCGCCTGCTGGGCTACTCGTCCATTGCGCACTTCGGTTACCTGATGATCGCGCTGGTCGCGAGCAAGGGCATGGCGGTCGAGGCCATCGGTGTCTATCTGGCGACCTACGTTCTGACTTCGCTGGGCAGCTTTGGTGTGATCACCATGATGTCCTCGCCTTACAGCGGGCGTGATGCCGATGCGATGTTCGAATATCGCGGTCTGTTCTGGCGTCGTCCTTACCTGACAGCCGTCATGACCCTGATGATGCTGTCGCTGGCGGGTATTCCGCTGACCGCAGGCTTCATCGGCAAGTTCTACATCATGGCCACCGGCGTCGAGTCGCAGCTGTGGTGGCTGGTGGGTGCACTGGTTATCGGTAGCGCAATCGGCCTGTTCTATTACCTGCGGGTGATGGTCACCATGTACCTGGTCGACAACAAGATGCCGCGTCACGATGCAGCGATCAACTGGGCACAGCGCACTGGCGGCGTCATGCTGCTGGCCGTTGCGATCCTGACCTTCGTGCTGGGTGTTTACCCGCAACCGCTGCTGGACCTGGTGGTCAATGCCGGTTTGCACGTAGCAGGCTGA
- the nuoM gene encoding NADH-quinone oxidoreductase subunit M gives MILPWLILIPFIGGLLCWLGERFGPTLPRWIALLTMTLELVLGLWLWATGNFGYAPMPGADPTWTLEFHHPWITRFGIDVHLALDGLSLLMILLTGLLGVLSVLCSWKEIQRKVGFFHLNLMWILGGVVGVFLAIDLFMFFFFWEMMLVPMYFLIALWGHSSSDGKKTRIYAATKFFIFTQASGLIMLVAILGLVLVHFNQTGVITFAYADLLKTKLAPGTEYILMLGFFIAFAVKLPVVPLHSWLPDAHAQAPTAGSVDLAGILLKTAAYGLLRFALPLFPNASAEFAPIAMGLGLVGIFYGAFLAFAQTDIKRLIAFSSVSHMGFVLIGIYSGSQQALQGVLIQMIAHGLSAAALFILSGQLYERLHTRDMREMGGLWSRIAYIPAISLFFAAASLGLPGTGNFVGEFLILLGSFASAPWITAIATSGLVFGSVYSLIMIHRAYFGPAKSDEVLKGMDGREMIMVLGLAVLLVVLGVFPQPFLDTSAATMHGVQQWLGTAFTKLASAR, from the coding sequence ATGATTCTGCCTTGGCTAATCCTGATCCCTTTTATCGGCGGCCTGCTGTGCTGGCTGGGTGAGCGCTTCGGCCCTACCCTGCCGCGCTGGATTGCGCTGCTGACAATGACCCTCGAACTGGTCCTCGGCCTCTGGCTGTGGGCAACCGGCAACTTCGGCTACGCGCCGATGCCGGGCGCCGATCCGACCTGGACCCTGGAATTCCACCACCCATGGATCACCCGCTTCGGCATCGACGTGCACTTGGCACTCGATGGCCTGTCGCTGCTGATGATTCTGCTGACCGGTCTGCTCGGCGTCTTGTCGGTGCTGTGCTCGTGGAAGGAAATCCAGCGCAAGGTGGGTTTCTTCCACCTTAACCTGATGTGGATTCTGGGCGGCGTCGTCGGCGTGTTCCTGGCCATCGACCTGTTCATGTTCTTCTTCTTCTGGGAGATGATGCTGGTGCCGATGTATTTCCTCATCGCGCTCTGGGGGCATAGCTCTTCGGACGGCAAGAAGACCCGGATCTATGCAGCGACCAAGTTCTTCATCTTCACTCAGGCCAGCGGTCTGATCATGCTGGTGGCGATCCTCGGTCTGGTGCTGGTGCACTTCAACCAGACCGGCGTGATTACCTTTGCCTACGCCGATCTGCTGAAGACCAAACTGGCGCCGGGTACCGAGTACATCCTGATGCTGGGCTTCTTCATCGCCTTCGCGGTGAAGCTGCCGGTGGTGCCGCTGCACTCCTGGCTGCCGGATGCGCATGCTCAGGCACCGACCGCCGGTTCCGTCGACCTCGCCGGTATTCTGCTGAAAACCGCTGCCTACGGCCTGCTGCGCTTCGCTCTGCCGCTGTTCCCGAATGCATCGGCCGAATTCGCGCCGATCGCGATGGGCCTGGGGCTGGTCGGTATCTTTTACGGCGCGTTCCTGGCGTTTGCCCAGACCGATATCAAACGCCTTATCGCGTTCTCCAGCGTGTCGCACATGGGCTTCGTGCTCATCGGTATCTACTCGGGCAGCCAGCAGGCACTGCAAGGCGTGCTGATCCAGATGATCGCGCACGGCCTGTCAGCCGCTGCACTGTTCATCCTCAGCGGCCAGTTGTACGAGCGCCTGCACACTCGGGACATGCGTGAAATGGGTGGACTGTGGTCGCGCATCGCTTACATTCCGGCAATCAGCCTGTTTTTCGCAGCAGCTTCTCTGGGTCTGCCGGGTACCGGCAACTTCGTCGGTGAGTTCCTGATTCTGCTGGGCAGTTTTGCCAGCGCACCCTGGATCACGGCAATTGCCACGTCCGGTCTGGTGTTTGGTTCTGTCTACTCGCTGATCATGATCCACCGCGCCTACTTCGGCCCGGCGAAATCCGACGAAGTTCTGAAAGGCATGGATGGACGGGAAATGATCATGGTGCTGGGCCTTGCCGTGTTGCTGGTCGTGCTCGGGGTTTTCCCGCAGCCGTTCCTCGACACTTCGGCAGCGACCATGCACGGCGTGCAGCAATGGCTAGGCACTGCCTTCACTAAACTCGCTTCGGCCCGGTAA